GAAACGAACATATCATTCGTACTCTCTCGGGTTTTTGGCGTTTTACGTATAAATAGAGGCACacagaaaatgttgaaattagTTCTTCAGTGACTTTCggactgtgtgtgtgcagaaTAGTATAAAACAGTGAATAATGACTGGTCGTGGTAAAGGAGGCAAGGGATTGGGAAAAGGTGGCGCCAAGCGTCATCGCAAAGTGCTTCGTGATAACATCCAAGGTATCACGAAGCCTGCTATCCGCCGTTTGGCTCGTCGTGGCGGTGTGAAGCGCATATCTGGACTCATATACGAGGAAACGCGTGGTGTTTTGAAGGTTTTCTTGGAGAACGTAATTCGTGATGCCGTCACCTACACCGAACACGCTAAGAGAAAGACTGTTACAGCCATGGATGTTGTGTACGCTCTGAAGAGGCAAGGCCGCACCCTCTACGGATTTGGCGGTTAACAAAAAGTCCTGTACTTTTATTAAGCAATCGGTCCTTTTCAGGACCACCACTCACTTATTAAAAGGAggtacattttcaaaaaaatatttcttttatggATGGGAATCCCAAGAATGAGGTAGTCTGCTATTGCATCAAACTAAATGTCGATCATTGATTGCTTTTTCAGGTAGACCAAATTGAGAGTATAGTGTGTA
This region of Drosophila santomea strain STO CAGO 1482 unplaced genomic scaffold, Prin_Dsan_1.1 Segkk73_quiver_pilon_scaf, whole genome shotgun sequence genomic DNA includes:
- the LOC120457684 gene encoding histone H4 is translated as MTGRGKGGKGLGKGGAKRHRKVLRDNIQGITKPAIRRLARRGGVKRISGLIYEETRGVLKVFLENVIRDAVTYTEHAKRKTVTAMDVVYALKRQGRTLYGFGG